A stretch of Brevundimonas naejangsanensis DNA encodes these proteins:
- a CDS encoding penicillin-binding protein 1A gives MAGVALLGAIAVAGLVVAIYAAWVLHDMPDASELADYRPATATRVYAGDGTLIGEFSDQRRIYVTYEQVPPTVVHAFLAAEDQNFFSHGGIDVSGIGRAMFKNVFNVLSGRRLEGGSTITQQVAKNVLLTSETSLNRKLKEAILSSRLEATLTKEQILELYLNEIYLGYRSYGVASAAFNYFGKSLDQLTPDEAAFLAALPKGPSNYHPKRYPEAALGRRNWVLEKMADNKWLTREQLATALARPLNTRAAPRRAEYADADFFVEEARRRAIALFGQEEVNRGGYYLRTTLDPKLQSTARDALMKGLENYDRRHGWRGAWGETDFADGWQAEALKKTTPPERRTWQAAAVESAAGNLVRVRTARDGQTGALIAADAAWANAGRRPLKRGDLIFVERQGGQFALKQVPAVNGALVAIEPQSGRVLAMVGGYSYALSSFNRATQAKRQPGSAYKPFVYAAALEGDFTPASIVLDAPISFPGGPGGRAWTPENYSREYYGPQTLRRGLELSRNVMTVRLAQAVGMKNVVDLSKKMGVVDDMSPNLAMSLGAGETTPYRITAAYAAFVNGGRKIDPYLIELAQDRNGQTIHRADRRQCRDCSRGFSGQESPRLPDRGTQVIDPITAYQMSSMLEGVVQRGTAARARSLGPWVGGKTGTTNEYRSAWFVGFSSDIVVGVFVGFDDNRSLGGGEAGASTAVPIFIDFMQEALKERPARPFVKPKNAIFRTVNGIEEAFRPGTERHLREEAPRPTEPQGPQSYNDVIRREQEAAQAPSSAAPAAVAPPPPKKQPAEDLSGLY, from the coding sequence ATGGCGGGCGTGGCCCTGCTGGGCGCCATCGCCGTGGCCGGCCTGGTGGTGGCGATCTACGCCGCCTGGGTGCTGCACGACATGCCTGACGCTTCGGAGCTGGCCGACTATCGTCCAGCGACGGCGACGCGGGTCTATGCCGGAGACGGCACCCTGATCGGCGAGTTCTCGGACCAGCGCCGCATCTACGTCACCTATGAGCAGGTGCCGCCGACGGTCGTTCACGCCTTTCTGGCGGCCGAGGACCAGAACTTCTTCAGCCACGGCGGCATCGACGTGTCCGGCATCGGCCGGGCCATGTTCAAGAACGTCTTCAACGTCCTGTCGGGACGGCGACTGGAAGGCGGCTCGACCATCACCCAGCAGGTGGCGAAGAACGTCCTGCTGACCAGCGAGACCAGCCTGAACCGCAAGCTCAAGGAAGCGATCCTCTCGAGCCGCCTCGAAGCGACGCTGACCAAGGAGCAGATTCTTGAGCTCTATCTGAACGAGATCTACCTCGGCTATCGCTCCTATGGCGTGGCTTCCGCGGCCTTCAACTATTTCGGCAAGTCGCTGGACCAGCTGACGCCGGACGAGGCGGCCTTCCTGGCGGCCCTGCCCAAGGGACCGAGCAACTATCATCCGAAGCGCTATCCCGAGGCCGCCCTGGGCCGTCGGAACTGGGTGCTGGAGAAGATGGCCGACAACAAGTGGCTGACGCGCGAACAGTTGGCGACCGCCCTGGCGCGTCCGTTGAACACTCGCGCCGCGCCGCGTCGAGCCGAGTACGCCGACGCCGACTTTTTCGTCGAGGAGGCGCGGCGCCGCGCCATCGCCCTGTTCGGCCAGGAAGAGGTGAACCGCGGCGGTTACTACCTGCGCACCACCCTGGATCCCAAGCTGCAATCGACGGCGCGCGACGCCTTGATGAAGGGGCTGGAAAACTATGACCGCCGTCACGGTTGGCGGGGGGCCTGGGGCGAGACCGACTTCGCCGACGGCTGGCAGGCCGAGGCGCTGAAGAAGACGACCCCGCCCGAACGCCGCACCTGGCAGGCGGCGGCGGTCGAGAGCGCCGCGGGCAATCTGGTGCGCGTCCGCACCGCGCGCGACGGCCAGACCGGAGCCCTGATCGCCGCCGACGCCGCCTGGGCCAACGCCGGTCGTCGTCCGCTGAAGCGCGGGGACCTGATCTTCGTCGAGCGCCAGGGCGGCCAGTTCGCCCTGAAGCAGGTGCCCGCCGTCAACGGCGCCCTGGTCGCCATCGAGCCCCAGTCGGGCCGAGTGCTGGCGATGGTGGGCGGTTATTCCTACGCCCTGTCCAGCTTCAACCGGGCGACCCAGGCGAAGCGCCAGCCGGGCTCGGCCTACAAGCCCTTCGTCTATGCGGCGGCGCTGGAAGGCGACTTCACCCCGGCCTCCATCGTGCTGGACGCCCCGATCAGCTTCCCCGGCGGACCCGGCGGCCGGGCCTGGACGCCCGAGAACTACAGCCGCGAATATTACGGGCCGCAGACCCTGCGTCGCGGGCTGGAGCTGTCGCGCAACGTCATGACCGTGCGCCTGGCCCAGGCGGTCGGCATGAAGAACGTCGTCGACCTGTCCAAGAAGATGGGCGTGGTGGACGACATGTCGCCGAACCTGGCCATGTCGCTGGGGGCGGGGGAGACGACGCCCTATCGCATCACCGCCGCCTACGCCGCCTTCGTCAACGGCGGGCGCAAGATCGACCCCTATCTGATCGAACTGGCCCAGGACCGGAACGGACAGACCATTCACCGCGCCGACCGTCGCCAGTGCCGCGACTGCAGCCGCGGCTTCAGCGGTCAGGAATCGCCGCGCCTGCCGGATCGCGGAACCCAGGTGATCGATCCCATCACCGCCTATCAGATGAGCTCCATGCTGGAGGGCGTGGTCCAGCGCGGGACGGCCGCCCGGGCGCGCAGCCTGGGTCCCTGGGTCGGCGGCAAGACCGGCACGACCAACGAGTACCGCTCGGCCTGGTTCGTCGGCTTCTCCAGCGACATCGTGGTCGGCGTCTTCGTCGGCTTCGACGACAACCGCTCGCTGGGCGGGGGCGAGGCGGGCGCCTCGACCGCCGTGCCCATCTTCATCGACTTCATGCAGGAAGCGCTGAAGGAACGGCCCGCGCGCCCCTTCGTGAAACCCAAGAACGCGATCTTCCGCACGGTCAACGGCATCGAGGAGGCCTTCCGGCCAGGCACCGAGCGCCATCTGCGCGAGGAAGCCCCGCGTCCGACGGAGCCTCAAGGGCCGCAAAGCTACAACGACGTGATCCGCCGCGAGCAGGAGGCCGCCCAGGCCCCGTCGAGCGCCGCGCCTGCCGCAGTCGCGCCGCCGCCGCCGAAGAAGCAGCCGGCCGAGGACTTGAGCGGGCTCTACTGA
- a CDS encoding peroxiredoxin produces the protein MTHITDNTPAPAFELATDNGGRVSLDGLKGKTVVLYFYPKADTPGCTTEGLDFSALADRFAAANAVVIGVSRDAVKKLDRFKAKHDLKVVLGSDEDGVVTEAWGVWVPKKLYGREYMGIERATFLIDGQGVVRHAWRNVKVKGHAEEVLAAAEAL, from the coding sequence GTGACGCACATCACCGACAACACCCCTGCCCCCGCCTTCGAGCTGGCGACGGACAATGGCGGCCGCGTGTCGCTGGACGGGCTGAAGGGGAAGACAGTCGTCCTCTACTTCTATCCCAAGGCCGACACGCCGGGCTGCACGACCGAGGGGCTCGACTTCTCGGCCCTGGCCGACCGGTTCGCGGCGGCGAACGCCGTGGTGATCGGCGTGTCGCGCGATGCGGTGAAGAAGCTGGACCGATTCAAGGCCAAGCATGATCTGAAGGTCGTGCTCGGCTCGGACGAGGACGGCGTGGTCACCGAAGCCTGGGGCGTGTGGGTGCCGAAGAAGCTCTATGGCCGCGAATACATGGGCATCGAGCGCGCCACCTTTCTGATCGACGGCCAGGGCGTGGTCCGCCACGCCTGGAGAAACGTCAAGGTGAAGGGTCACGCCGAAGAGGTGCTGGCCGCCGCCGAAGCGCTCTGA
- the prfB gene encoding peptide chain release factor 2 (programmed frameshift) has protein sequence MRPDVEAMKADIEQSVALLRRRLDWDVALGKLDELNARVEDPTLWDNPEQAQAVSRDRSRLEAQVNAVKEMEQGLEDGIMLADMADEEGDEATLEEAREQLKAIKDRAARAELEALLSGEADGNDAYLEVNSGAGGTESNDWAGMLLRMYSRWARSHGYDVELQEEESGEQAGIKSATLLITGPNAYGWLKSESGVHRLVRISPYDAAAKRHTSFASVGVSPVVDDSIEIEINPSDVRTDTYRASGAGGQHVNKTDSAVRLTHIPTNTVVACQAGRSQHQNRDQAWKMLRARLYELELQKREAAAQALADAKTDIGWGHQIRSYVLQPYQMVKDLRTEVETSDTQGVLDGDLDQFMGAALAARVGETREG, from the exons ATGAGACCGGATGTCGAGGCCATGAAGGCCGACATCGAGCAGAGCGTCGCTCTGCTCAGGAGGCGACTT GACTGGGATGTCGCTCTGGGAAAGCTCGATGAGCTGAACGCGCGGGTCGAGGATCCGACCCTGTGGGACAATCCCGAACAGGCCCAGGCCGTCAGCCGCGACCGCTCGCGCCTGGAGGCTCAGGTCAACGCCGTCAAGGAGATGGAGCAGGGCCTTGAGGACGGGATCATGCTCGCCGACATGGCGGACGAGGAGGGCGACGAAGCCACCCTCGAGGAAGCCCGTGAACAGCTCAAGGCCATCAAGGACCGCGCCGCCCGCGCCGAGCTGGAGGCCCTGCTGTCCGGCGAGGCCGACGGCAACGACGCCTATCTGGAGGTCAACTCCGGCGCCGGCGGCACCGAGTCCAACGACTGGGCCGGCATGCTGCTGCGGATGTACAGCCGCTGGGCCCGTTCGCACGGCTATGACGTCGAGCTGCAGGAAGAGGAATCCGGCGAACAGGCGGGCATCAAGTCCGCGACCTTGCTGATCACGGGGCCGAACGCCTATGGCTGGTTGAAGTCGGAATCGGGCGTTCACCGCCTGGTGCGCATCAGCCCCTATGACGCGGCGGCCAAGCGGCATACGTCGTTCGCCTCGGTCGGGGTTTCGCCGGTCGTCGACGACAGCATCGAGATCGAGATCAATCCGTCGGACGTGCGCACCGACACCTATCGCGCTTCGGGCGCGGGCGGCCAGCACGTCAACAAGACGGACTCGGCGGTGCGTCTGACCCACATTCCGACCAACACCGTGGTGGCCTGTCAGGCCGGCCGCTCGCAGCACCAGAACCGCGACCAGGCCTGGAAGATGCTGCGCGCCCGCCTGTACGAGCTGGAGCTGCAGAAGCGCGAGGCCGCGGCTCAGGCCCTGGCCGACGCCAAGACCGACATCGGCTGGGGGCACCAGATCCGCTCCTACGTCCTGCAGCCGTATCAGATGGTCAAGGACCTGCGGACCGAGGTCGAAACCTCGGACACCCAAGGGGTTCTGGACGGCGATCTGGATCAGTTCATGGGCGCCGCCTTGGCGGCCCGCGTGGGTGAGACCCGCGAAGGCTGA
- a CDS encoding FecCD family ABC transporter permease has protein sequence MRRSVVLNAVLAAAILAALALAVTLGETRFSGADYAKALAEPRSGTGEVLWLVRAPRAVCALFVGAALGLAGAVMQGLLRNPLAEPGVLGVSATAAFAAATAIVLGLAAVPGAVEIAALIGAGLAGGLLIAIAARVRAPEALILFGVALSSFAGAATALIFNLSPSPIASAEVMSWLLGSVENRSWVDVAWVGPVLAVAAVLAAGAAPGLRMMTLGEEAARASGLSMGRMRVLALAASALAAGAAVAVAGVIGFVGLAAPHLVRAAVRGDPGRLLAPSALAGGLMLVLADLLARMLPTDQELKLGVFTALVGAPLFALIAWRAAREWRL, from the coding sequence ATGAGGCGGTCGGTCGTTCTGAACGCCGTCCTGGCTGCAGCGATCCTGGCGGCGCTGGCCTTGGCCGTGACCCTGGGCGAGACCCGCTTCAGCGGCGCAGACTATGCCAAGGCCTTGGCCGAGCCACGGTCCGGGACGGGCGAGGTGCTGTGGCTGGTGCGCGCGCCGCGCGCCGTCTGCGCCCTGTTCGTGGGCGCCGCCCTGGGGCTGGCGGGGGCGGTGATGCAGGGACTGTTGCGCAATCCGCTGGCGGAGCCGGGCGTGCTGGGGGTGTCGGCGACCGCCGCCTTCGCTGCCGCGACGGCGATCGTCCTGGGCCTAGCCGCCGTGCCGGGCGCGGTGGAGATCGCGGCCCTGATCGGCGCGGGACTGGCGGGCGGTCTCCTGATCGCCATCGCCGCCAGGGTGCGCGCGCCCGAGGCCCTGATCCTGTTCGGGGTGGCCCTGTCCAGCTTCGCGGGCGCGGCCACCGCCCTGATCTTCAATCTGTCGCCGTCGCCTATCGCCTCCGCCGAAGTGATGAGCTGGCTGCTCGGTTCGGTCGAGAACCGCAGCTGGGTCGACGTCGCCTGGGTCGGGCCGGTTCTGGCGGTCGCGGCCGTCCTGGCCGCAGGGGCGGCGCCGGGGCTTCGCATGATGACGCTGGGCGAGGAGGCGGCGCGCGCCTCGGGCCTGTCGATGGGCCGGATGCGCGTCCTGGCTCTGGCCGCCTCGGCCCTGGCGGCGGGGGCGGCGGTGGCCGTGGCGGGCGTGATCGGCTTCGTCGGCCTGGCCGCGCCGCATCTGGTGCGGGCGGCGGTGCGCGGCGATCCGGGGCGGCTGCTGGCGCCCTCGGCGCTGGCGGGCGGGTTGATGCTGGTGCTGGCCGATCTGCTGGCGCGGATGCTGCCGACGGATCAGGAGCTGAAGTTGGGCGTGTTCACCGCCCTGGTCGGCGCGCCCCTGTTCGCCCTGATCGCCTGGCGCGCGGCGCGGGAGTGGCGGCTGTGA
- a CDS encoding lytic transglycosylase domain-containing protein: protein MIATTVAAALAILTPPAQDVLNSAPAAYSASQSGIISPQDAVLVQQGLAAARARDVTGTQSIMARISDPTARKLVEWALVDTSDKQLSYADLARAQTDLTNWPRGESRRAAGERALDMAGQSPNAVLAFFNGSAPTTAQGAIALAGALEQSGRRPEAQALIRDWWRTQSFEEAQQSRIYSRWSGWLTSDDHAARLNMLLLGPHGPATRAMVALAPADRQAVANAVMALRAAYSPDAIVAGLTPAQANDPAVVLERVRLLRSAGRQSEAFPILAALPPAPSHLDGQNTLWSERRNYFLDALQQGNPRAAYAAMNGHGFPSGERKVDAEFFAGWVALTKLNDPATAAQHFETLRNASSTPITQGRALYWLGRAAEAKGDRDGAQRWYQAGAEHWQTFYGQLAAEKAGATTLVLPGEPAPTREDVNRFEGNEVVRATRILGQIGGEQTLMRVFAYHLDDALPSPYDLAQLFDLMQGYGDQFGSMMVGRAASQRGFVMPERMYPVRLPQQVAGMAPNEFALAITRQESSFDPLVRSGADARGMMQLLPATAQGVARRMGRSFSAEQLWDPEVNMTLGSYHLGELINNFGGSPLLATIGYNAGPARPPQWTARCGDPRQSQVDPIDFIECAPFTETRNYMMRVMENMQVYRARLNGGSAPLTPSADLARGTPPYAGPRPYQP, encoded by the coding sequence ATGATCGCGACGACCGTGGCCGCCGCCCTGGCGATTCTGACTCCGCCTGCTCAGGACGTGTTGAACAGCGCGCCCGCCGCCTATTCAGCCAGCCAGAGCGGCATCATCAGCCCGCAGGACGCCGTTCTGGTGCAGCAAGGCCTTGCGGCCGCACGCGCCCGCGACGTGACGGGCACGCAATCCATCATGGCCCGGATTTCCGACCCCACGGCGCGCAAGCTGGTCGAATGGGCCCTGGTCGACACCTCGGACAAGCAGCTGTCCTACGCCGACCTCGCGCGCGCCCAGACCGACCTGACCAACTGGCCGCGCGGCGAATCGCGTCGGGCGGCGGGCGAGCGCGCCCTGGACATGGCGGGCCAGTCGCCAAACGCCGTCCTGGCCTTCTTCAACGGCAGCGCGCCGACGACGGCCCAGGGCGCCATCGCCCTGGCCGGGGCGCTGGAACAGTCCGGCCGTCGCCCGGAGGCCCAGGCCCTGATTCGCGACTGGTGGCGGACCCAGAGCTTTGAAGAGGCTCAGCAAAGCCGAATCTATTCGCGCTGGAGCGGTTGGCTGACCAGCGACGACCATGCGGCGCGCCTGAACATGCTGCTGCTTGGCCCGCATGGTCCGGCGACCCGCGCCATGGTCGCCCTAGCCCCGGCCGACCGCCAGGCCGTGGCCAACGCCGTGATGGCCCTGCGCGCCGCCTATTCTCCCGACGCCATCGTCGCGGGCCTGACGCCGGCCCAGGCCAATGACCCGGCCGTGGTGCTGGAGCGGGTGCGTCTGCTGCGCTCGGCCGGACGCCAGTCCGAAGCCTTCCCGATCCTGGCCGCCCTGCCCCCGGCGCCCTCGCACCTGGACGGCCAGAACACCCTGTGGAGCGAGCGCCGCAATTACTTCCTGGACGCCCTGCAGCAGGGCAATCCCCGCGCCGCCTACGCCGCCATGAACGGCCACGGCTTCCCCTCGGGCGAGCGCAAGGTCGACGCCGAGTTCTTCGCCGGCTGGGTCGCCCTGACCAAGCTGAACGATCCGGCCACGGCGGCGCAGCATTTCGAGACCCTGCGCAACGCCTCCTCGACCCCGATCACCCAGGGCCGCGCCCTCTACTGGCTGGGCCGCGCCGCCGAGGCCAAGGGCGACCGCGACGGCGCCCAGCGCTGGTATCAGGCCGGAGCCGAGCACTGGCAGACCTTCTACGGCCAGCTGGCGGCGGAAAAGGCGGGGGCCACGACGCTGGTTCTCCCCGGCGAACCGGCCCCCACGCGCGAGGACGTGAACCGTTTCGAGGGCAATGAGGTGGTGCGCGCCACCCGCATCCTGGGCCAGATTGGCGGCGAACAGACCCTGATGCGGGTCTTCGCCTATCACCTGGATGACGCCCTGCCCTCGCCCTATGACCTGGCGCAGCTGTTCGACCTGATGCAGGGCTACGGCGACCAGTTCGGCTCGATGATGGTTGGCCGCGCCGCCAGCCAACGCGGCTTCGTCATGCCCGAGCGCATGTATCCGGTGCGTCTGCCGCAGCAGGTGGCGGGCATGGCGCCGAACGAGTTCGCCCTGGCGATCACGCGTCAGGAGTCCAGCTTTGATCCCCTGGTCCGCTCGGGCGCCGACGCACGCGGCATGATGCAGCTCCTGCCCGCTACGGCCCAGGGCGTGGCCCGCCGCATGGGTCGCTCGTTCAGCGCCGAGCAATTGTGGGACCCTGAGGTCAACATGACCCTGGGCAGCTATCACCTGGGCGAATTGATCAATAATTTCGGCGGATCGCCCCTGCTGGCGACCATCGGCTACAACGCCGGGCCGGCGCGCCCGCCGCAATGGACGGCCCGTTGCGGCGATCCGCGTCAGAGCCAGGTCGACCCCATCGACTTCATCGAGTGCGCCCCCTTCACCGAGACGCGCAACTACATGATGCGGGTCATGGAGAACATGCAGGTCTATCGCGCCCGGCTGAACGGCGGGTCGGCGCCGCTGACGCCGTCGGCGGACCTGGCGCGGGGCACGCCGCCCTACGCCGGACCGCGCCCCTATCAGCCCTGA
- the dapA gene encoding 4-hydroxy-tetrahydrodipicolinate synthase, producing the protein MTAPLFKGVITALITPLRDGNVDEAAFKRLLERQIAAGVHGVVPMGTTGESATLHLDEHKRVVEQCVEIAAGRIRVIAGAGSSATDKAIELTRFAKTVGADGALVVTPYYNRPSQAGMQAHFEALADAVQLPILLYNVPGRTGVDLANETVAALSAHPNIVGIKDATGEIARASWMRANIAGAFDLISGDDSSYLGYAAHGGVGVISVTSNVAPEAMVALHEAVQAGDLATARAWQERLIGLHKALFLDNSPSPTKYALAKLGLCTEEVRLPLAPTADAVKPAIEKALAEAGIA; encoded by the coding sequence ATGACCGCCCCCTTGTTCAAGGGCGTGATCACCGCCCTGATCACACCTCTTCGTGACGGAAACGTGGACGAGGCCGCTTTCAAGCGCCTGTTGGAACGTCAGATCGCCGCCGGGGTTCACGGCGTGGTGCCCATGGGCACCACGGGCGAGAGCGCGACTCTGCACCTGGATGAGCACAAGCGCGTGGTCGAGCAGTGCGTCGAGATCGCCGCCGGCCGCATCCGCGTGATCGCGGGCGCCGGCTCGTCCGCGACGGACAAGGCGATCGAATTGACCCGCTTCGCCAAGACGGTCGGCGCCGACGGCGCCCTGGTCGTCACGCCCTATTACAACCGGCCCTCTCAGGCCGGGATGCAGGCGCATTTCGAGGCGCTGGCCGACGCGGTGCAACTGCCGATCCTGCTCTACAACGTGCCGGGACGCACCGGCGTGGACCTGGCCAACGAGACGGTGGCGGCCCTGTCGGCCCACCCGAACATCGTCGGCATCAAGGACGCGACGGGCGAAATCGCGCGCGCCAGCTGGATGCGGGCCAACATCGCGGGCGCCTTCGACCTGATCTCGGGCGATGACTCCAGCTATCTGGGCTACGCCGCGCACGGCGGCGTGGGGGTGATCTCGGTCACCTCCAACGTGGCCCCCGAGGCCATGGTCGCCCTGCATGAGGCGGTCCAGGCCGGCGATCTGGCCACGGCGCGCGCCTGGCAGGAGCGGCTCATCGGCCTGCACAAGGCGCTGTTCCTCGACAACTCGCCGTCGCCGACCAAATACGCCCTGGCCAAGCTGGGCCTGTGCACTGAAGAAGTGCGCTTGCCTCTGGCGCCGACGGCCGACGCGGTGAAGCCCGCCATCGAAAAGGCGCTGGCGGAGGCGGGGATCGCCTGA
- a CDS encoding bactofilin family protein, with the protein MFTKNKPFDNKPSSEMGIPTPPGAANPTPAQPVSTAPAAPAAAPRAPEPARPAGRSSNLSTLSAGVKYEGNISGAGELQVDGSLKGDIRVVRVVIGEGGAVEGTVHADVLEVRGRVSGAIVAKQVKLFATSRVEGDITQEQLSIEQGAWFQGRCTQAKRDTPGASMLDAPPPAEKPASAKAEVKPAA; encoded by the coding sequence ATGTTCACCAAGAACAAACCCTTCGACAACAAGCCTTCGAGCGAGATGGGCATTCCAACGCCGCCCGGAGCCGCTAATCCGACGCCTGCCCAACCTGTGTCCACGGCCCCGGCCGCCCCTGCCGCCGCGCCTCGCGCGCCCGAGCCCGCGCGCCCGGCGGGCCGCTCGTCCAACCTGTCCACCCTGTCGGCGGGAGTGAAATACGAGGGCAACATCTCGGGCGCCGGCGAGCTTCAGGTCGACGGTTCGCTCAAGGGCGACATCCGCGTGGTGCGCGTGGTGATCGGCGAAGGCGGCGCGGTCGAGGGCACGGTCCACGCCGACGTCCTGGAAGTGCGCGGCCGGGTCTCGGGCGCCATCGTCGCCAAGCAGGTGAAGCTGTTCGCCACCTCGCGCGTCGAAGGCGACATCACCCAGGAACAACTGTCGATCGAACAGGGCGCCTGGTTCCAGGGCCGCTGCACCCAGGCCAAGCGCGACACGCCGGGCGCCAGCATGCTGGATGCCCCGCCTCCGGCCGAGAAGCCCGCGTCTGCCAAGGCCGAGGTCAAGCCGGCAGCCTGA
- a CDS encoding GIY-YIG nuclease family protein — protein MAFYVYIVASRRNGTLYIGSTDDLIARISQHKAGSFGGFTAQHGVTCLVWFEAHGSREEAFQRERQLKKWKRRWKLQLIEETNPEWLDLFDSIRLGGLKDASDWVPACAGTSGKERDPE, from the coding sequence GTGGCCTTCTACGTCTACATCGTAGCCAGTCGACGGAACGGCACGCTCTACATCGGCTCGACCGACGACCTCATCGCGCGCATCAGCCAGCACAAGGCAGGCTCGTTCGGCGGCTTCACGGCCCAGCATGGCGTGACCTGCCTGGTCTGGTTCGAAGCGCATGGCTCACGCGAAGAAGCCTTCCAACGCGAGCGGCAGTTGAAGAAATGGAAGCGGCGCTGGAAGCTGCAACTGATTGAAGAGACCAATCCAGAATGGCTCGACCTGTTTGACAGCATACGACTGGGCGGCCTCAAGGATGCATCGGACTGGGTCCCCGCGTGCGCGGGGACGAGCGGAAAAGAAAGAGACCCAGAGTGA
- the smpB gene encoding SsrA-binding protein SmpB, with translation MAADAPKQKTLAENRRARFDYFLEDHIEAGIQLLGTEIKSLRDGRANITESYVSPEGRELVLINADIPPYKMANRFNHEPRRHRKLLLHRKQIDKLIGAVQRDGRTIVPLRLYLNEAGKAKLEIALAKGKKLHDKREASAERDWQRDKARLLRDKG, from the coding sequence ATGGCCGCCGACGCGCCGAAACAGAAGACGCTCGCCGAGAACCGCCGCGCCCGCTTCGACTACTTCCTCGAGGATCACATCGAGGCCGGAATCCAGTTGCTGGGCACGGAGATCAAGTCGCTGCGCGACGGTCGGGCCAACATCACCGAGAGCTACGTCTCGCCCGAGGGGCGCGAACTGGTGCTGATCAACGCCGACATTCCGCCCTACAAGATGGCCAACCGGTTCAACCACGAACCGCGCCGCCATCGGAAGCTGCTGCTGCATCGCAAGCAGATCGACAAGCTGATCGGCGCGGTTCAGCGTGACGGCCGCACCATCGTGCCCCTGCGCCTCTATCTGAACGAGGCGGGCAAGGCGAAGCTGGAAATCGCCCTGGCCAAAGGCAAGAAGCTGCATGACAAGCGCGAGGCCTCGGCCGAGCGCGACTGGCAGCGCGACAAGGCGCGCCTGCTGCGTGACAAGGGATGA
- a CDS encoding ABC transporter ATP-binding protein, with product MAAVTAALLELEDAHARLAGAPVLDGADLSVRPGEVVALCGPNGAGKSSAIRAGLGLLPLSRGAARLGGDEVRRLSERARGARAAYLPQERSIAWNLPAVEVAALGAPFLAGAAALDRARAALDEVGIGHLADRGVGEMSGGERARVLLARALVVDAPLLIADEPIAGLDPDAQLLVLERLRARADAGGGVLVSLHDLTLAARYADRLVVMSRGRVAADGPPTEALSPAVLRSAFNLDGVWLEALDGPLLAARRLHQG from the coding sequence GTGGCGGCTGTGACGGCGGCGCTGCTGGAGCTTGAGGACGCCCACGCGCGGCTGGCCGGGGCTCCCGTGCTGGACGGGGCCGACCTGAGCGTGCGTCCGGGCGAGGTCGTGGCCCTGTGCGGCCCCAACGGCGCGGGCAAGTCGAGCGCGATCCGCGCAGGTCTAGGCCTGCTGCCGCTGAGCCGGGGCGCGGCGCGGCTGGGCGGTGACGAGGTGCGTCGCCTGTCGGAACGCGCGCGCGGCGCCCGCGCGGCCTATCTGCCGCAGGAGCGGTCGATCGCCTGGAACCTGCCCGCCGTCGAGGTGGCCGCCCTGGGCGCGCCCTTCCTGGCGGGCGCGGCGGCCCTGGATCGCGCCCGCGCGGCGCTGGATGAGGTCGGGATCGGCCACCTGGCCGACCGGGGCGTGGGCGAGATGTCCGGCGGCGAGCGCGCGCGGGTCCTGTTGGCGCGCGCGCTTGTGGTGGACGCGCCGCTGTTGATCGCGGACGAGCCCATCGCCGGGCTGGACCCCGACGCGCAGCTTTTGGTGCTGGAGCGGCTGCGCGCGCGCGCCGACGCGGGCGGCGGGGTGCTGGTCAGCCTGCACGACCTGACGCTGGCGGCGCGCTACGCCGACCGCTTGGTGGTGATGAGCCGCGGGCGCGTCGCGGCCGACGGGCCGCCGACCGAGGCCCTGTCGCCGGCGGTCCTGAGGTCGGCCTTCAACCTCGACGGCGTCTGGCTTGAGGCGCTGGACGGGCCGCTGCTGGCGGCCCGTCGCCTGCATCAGGGCTGA